The Rhodobacter sp. CZR27 genome includes a window with the following:
- a CDS encoding DedA family protein, which translates to MGGIVETIVDFIRDNSAWALWIALAFAAAETTAFLSILIPSTAILFGVGALVATGGLDFLPIWVGASIGAMIGSFFSYWLGWRFGQKALEMRPMRDHRALIMRGTDAFARWGAFAVLIGHFFGPLRAVVFVMGGVSRLPFWQFAPVNILGCIAWAWATPKSGEIGGNILGYLWNLVTGG; encoded by the coding sequence ATGGGCGGCATCGTCGAGACGATCGTGGACTTCATCCGCGACAACAGCGCCTGGGCGTTGTGGATCGCGCTGGCCTTTGCTGCGGCCGAGACCACGGCCTTCCTGTCGATCCTGATCCCCTCGACCGCGATCCTGTTCGGAGTGGGCGCGCTGGTGGCCACCGGCGGGCTCGACTTCCTGCCGATCTGGGTCGGAGCCTCGATCGGGGCGATGATCGGCTCGTTCTTCTCCTACTGGCTGGGCTGGCGCTTTGGCCAGAAGGCGCTCGAGATGCGGCCGATGCGCGACCATCGCGCGCTGATCATGCGGGGCACCGATGCCTTCGCGCGCTGGGGTGCCTTCGCGGTGCTGATCGGGCATTTCTTCGGCCCGCTGCGCGCGGTGGTCTTCGTGATGGGCGGCGTCTCGCGGCTGCCCTTCTGGCAGTTCGCGCCGGTCAACATCCTGGGCTGCATCGCCTGGGCCTGGGCCACGCCCAAGTCGGGCGAGATCGGCGGCAACATCCTCGGCTACCTCTGGAACCTCGTCACGGGCGGCTGA
- a CDS encoding NAD(P)-dependent oxidoreductase: MSNSQLTPGVVPGRLPAEAYCRNFADVDPPLDAHEARVAADRCYFCHDAPCVTACPTSIDIPLFIRQIATGTPEAAARTIFTQNILGGMCARVCPTEQLCEEVCVREVAEGKPVEIARLQRHATDTLMAKNLHPFTRAPATGKRVAVVGAGPAGLAAAHRLAMLGHDVTLYDARPKPGGLNEYGIASYKAPGGFAQAEVDWLLMIGGITLKTGVALGRDITLESLRADHDAVFLGMGLSGVNALRAEGEDREHVHPAVDFIAALRQAEDLASLPVGRDVVVIGGGMTAIDAAVQSKLLGAETVTIVYRRGQEKMSASRHEQDHATSHGVRIVCNAAPVKVHGNGAVREVEFAYTEDGPAGLKLLPETFRLKADQLFKAIGQTLGEVPEALALEGGKIAVDAAGRTSLSGVWAGGDCATGGEDLTVTAVAQGRDAAIDIHAALTQP, from the coding sequence TTGTCCAACAGCCAGCTCACGCCCGGCGTCGTGCCGGGTCGTCTGCCAGCGGAAGCCTACTGTCGGAACTTCGCGGATGTGGACCCGCCGCTTGACGCGCACGAGGCGCGGGTGGCGGCCGACCGCTGCTACTTCTGCCACGACGCGCCCTGCGTCACCGCCTGTCCGACCTCGATCGACATTCCGCTGTTCATCCGCCAGATCGCCACCGGCACGCCCGAGGCCGCGGCGCGGACGATCTTCACCCAGAACATCCTCGGCGGCATGTGCGCCCGGGTCTGCCCGACCGAGCAGCTCTGCGAGGAGGTCTGCGTCCGCGAGGTGGCCGAGGGCAAGCCGGTGGAGATCGCGCGCCTCCAGCGCCACGCCACGGATACGCTGATGGCGAAGAACCTTCATCCGTTCACCCGCGCGCCGGCGACGGGCAAGCGGGTGGCGGTGGTGGGCGCGGGGCCTGCGGGACTTGCGGCCGCGCACCGGCTGGCGATGCTGGGCCATGACGTCACGCTTTACGACGCGCGCCCGAAGCCCGGCGGGCTGAACGAATACGGTATCGCCAGCTACAAGGCCCCCGGCGGCTTCGCGCAGGCCGAGGTGGACTGGCTGCTGATGATCGGCGGCATCACGCTGAAGACCGGCGTGGCGCTCGGCAGGGACATCACGCTCGAGAGCCTTCGCGCGGATCATGACGCGGTGTTCCTCGGCATGGGCCTGTCGGGCGTCAACGCGCTGCGCGCCGAGGGCGAGGACCGCGAGCATGTCCATCCGGCGGTGGACTTCATCGCCGCGCTGCGTCAGGCCGAGGATCTGGCCAGCCTGCCGGTCGGCCGCGACGTGGTGGTGATCGGTGGCGGCATGACGGCCATCGATGCCGCGGTGCAGTCGAAGCTGCTGGGCGCCGAGACGGTGACCATCGTCTACCGCCGCGGGCAGGAGAAGATGAGCGCCTCGCGCCACGAGCAGGACCACGCGACCTCGCATGGCGTGCGCATCGTCTGCAACGCGGCGCCGGTGAAGGTGCACGGCAACGGCGCGGTGCGCGAGGTCGAGTTCGCCTATACCGAGGACGGGCCGGCCGGCCTGAAGCTTCTGCCCGAGACCTTCCGGCTGAAGGCGGACCAGCTGTTCAAGGCCATCGGCCAGACGCTCGGCGAGGTGCCCGAGGCGCTCGCGCTCGAGGGCGGCAAGATCGCCGTGGATGCCGCAGGCCGCACCAGCCTGTCCGGCGTCTGGGCCGGCGGCGATTGCGCCACCGGCGGCGAGGACCTGACGGTGACGGCCGTGGCGCAGGGGCGGGATGCCGCCATCGACATCCATGCCGCGTTGACGCAGCCATGA
- the accB gene encoding acetyl-CoA carboxylase biotin carboxyl carrier protein encodes MSNKNNIEADVAFIQALAELLNKNELTELSVKREYGEDDSLDVRVVKQANIVTTQVAAPVMQAAPAVATPAAAATAGAPAPAVEDPAQHPGCVTSPMVGTAYVAAEPGASPFVAVGTTVSEGQTLLIIEAMKTMNHIPAPRAGTVKRILVADGTAVEYGAPLMIIE; translated from the coding sequence ATGAGCAACAAGAACAACATTGAGGCCGATGTCGCCTTCATCCAGGCGCTCGCCGAGCTTCTGAACAAGAACGAGCTGACGGAACTCTCGGTGAAACGGGAATACGGCGAGGACGACAGCCTCGACGTGCGCGTGGTGAAGCAGGCCAACATCGTCACGACCCAGGTCGCCGCCCCGGTCATGCAGGCCGCCCCTGCCGTCGCGACCCCGGCCGCGGCAGCCACCGCCGGCGCCCCTGCCCCGGCGGTCGAGGATCCGGCCCAGCACCCGGGATGCGTCACCTCGCCGATGGTCGGCACCGCCTATGTCGCGGCCGAGCCGGGCGCCTCGCCCTTCGTGGCCGTGGGCACGACCGTGTCGGAAGGCCAGACGCTGCTCATCATCGAGGCGATGAAGACCATGAACCACATCCCCGCGCCGCGCGCGGGCACGGTGAAGCGCATCCTCGTCGCCGACGGCACCGCCGTGGAATATGGCGCGCCCCTCATGATCATCGAGTGA